One part of the Chryseobacterium sp. 7 genome encodes these proteins:
- a CDS encoding helix-turn-helix domain-containing protein produces the protein MNEKKTKLTDGELAGQLRELRKKAGITQEELASRLSVTRKTINSYENGGSIPNSKAELLRIILKENLIKKNQQLKNILEEEDSVNTESSMLESGAERDGKTNIAVLPAESPVQIPYYDIDFAGGWSSDEIFSTVSPSFYINSPDFHRAEFACNLVGHSISRLIPSGAVIGLRDIQDWQTYFPTNELYGIVMENGLRTVKIVKRNREDKNTLILLPDCLPEYDKTGYEPEEVPINFIVKLYQVTAWAKFQRLTM, from the coding sequence ATGAATGAAAAAAAAACCAAATTAACTGATGGTGAATTAGCTGGTCAATTAAGGGAGCTTAGAAAAAAAGCAGGTATAACTCAGGAAGAACTAGCTAGTCGGCTAAGTGTAACGAGAAAAACAATAAATTCTTATGAAAATGGAGGTAGCATTCCCAATTCAAAAGCTGAGTTATTGCGTATTATTCTAAAAGAAAATTTGATTAAAAAAAATCAACAACTAAAGAATATTTTAGAAGAGGAGGATAGTGTGAATACTGAAAGCTCTATGTTAGAAAGTGGTGCTGAAAGAGATGGAAAAACTAATATAGCTGTTCTCCCGGCAGAAAGCCCTGTGCAAATACCTTATTACGATATAGATTTTGCTGGAGGATGGAGTTCTGATGAGATTTTTTCTACAGTTAGTCCTTCGTTTTATATAAATAGCCCTGATTTTCATCGGGCTGAGTTTGCTTGTAATCTTGTTGGGCATTCTATTTCAAGATTAATACCCAGCGGTGCGGTTATTGGATTAAGAGATATTCAGGATTGGCAGACGTATTTTCCTACAAATGAACTTTACGGAATTGTAATGGAAAATGGCTTAAGAACGGTTAAGATAGTAAAGAGGAATAGAGAGGATAAAAATACATTGATTTTACTACCCGATTGTCTGCCTGAATATGATAAAACGGGCTACGAACCTGAAGAAGTACCTATTAACTTTATTGTAAAGCTTTATCAAGTGACTGCCTGGGCTAAATTCCAAAGGCTTACAATGTGA
- a CDS encoding response regulator transcription factor, with amino-acid sequence MNILLLEDDLILSAELCRFLESNNFHCDKIYDGETFLRQIKNSTYDLYLLDINVPKINGLDVCQTIRSFDKNTPIIIISAYGDISDKKDAFTRLADDYLVKPFQFEELLLRINSLLRRKAPSDNSDQDILRIDDLIINKTEQKVYRGGNEITLTLKEFQLLVYLAEAQGRTVSKQQITEHVWEHNFNTNTNTVEVYINFLRKKIDKDFKIKLIHTRSGFGYYLSPL; translated from the coding sequence ATGAATATTCTTTTATTAGAAGATGATCTCATTCTGTCTGCAGAGCTTTGTAGATTTTTAGAATCCAATAATTTTCATTGTGATAAGATCTATGACGGCGAAACTTTTCTCCGCCAGATAAAAAACAGTACTTATGATTTGTATCTGCTGGACATTAATGTTCCTAAAATAAATGGGCTTGATGTATGCCAGACGATTCGTTCTTTTGATAAAAATACCCCAATCATCATCATCTCTGCTTATGGAGATATCTCTGATAAAAAGGATGCCTTTACCAGATTAGCAGACGACTATCTTGTAAAGCCTTTTCAGTTTGAAGAACTTCTTTTAAGAATCAATTCTTTATTGAGAAGAAAAGCTCCTTCTGATAATTCAGATCAGGATATCCTCAGAATTGATGATCTTATTATCAACAAAACAGAACAGAAGGTGTATCGTGGAGGAAATGAAATAACCCTTACATTAAAAGAATTTCAGCTGTTGGTATACCTTGCAGAAGCGCAGGGAAGAACTGTTTCCAAACAACAGATCACAGAACATGTATGGGAGCACAATTTTAATACGAATACCAATACGGTTGAAGTTTATATTAATTTCCTGAGGAAAAAGATTGATAAAGATTTTAAAATAAAACTGATCCACACCCGTTCTGGATTCGGATACTACCTAAGCCCATTATAA
- a CDS encoding ATP-binding protein: protein MSLKRKIALTISIAFSLLFGMVMAVIYLSFNDFRRDEFKERFRQRLEFTSHFISKSKDFEEEAPVFFNENSDNILLNEKILIFNGKKELIYSTIKDRNVTWDSAMLKELDKKKIIYTERTIPEIYAALRTINGENYYILTSAFDTNGKSKLGYLKYLLITAYVMSTMLIGFFSYYFVEKFLRPLEDLNKEISEVTAHKLTTQIPVEQSNDEVSVLAKSFNTMIGRLDDVFQSQKDFTASASHEIRTPITRMAFQLENLIKFEEHSPETLSSLKQIQRDVYQLSDLTNSLLLLTKFDKENIQSIYEEVRIDEVIFEAFEAVEKSYPQLKLDFMINEDSSENAFLTIKGIQSLLVIVFINLFKNAAVYSDNTEVNVLITETNENLSIEVISHGNTISEEEQTKLFEAFTRGNNSQNISGSGLGLRIVKRILEYHDADIIYSSPGEYINKFTLFFKK from the coding sequence ATGTCTTTAAAAAGAAAGATAGCTTTAACGATCAGCATTGCCTTTTCATTACTTTTTGGAATGGTGATGGCGGTCATTTATTTATCTTTTAATGATTTCAGAAGGGATGAATTTAAAGAGCGATTCAGGCAAAGACTAGAATTTACTTCCCATTTCATCTCAAAATCTAAAGACTTTGAAGAAGAAGCGCCTGTTTTCTTCAATGAGAATTCTGATAATATTCTTTTGAATGAAAAGATTTTAATTTTCAACGGAAAAAAAGAATTAATCTACAGTACAATCAAAGACCGGAATGTTACCTGGGATAGTGCGATGCTTAAAGAGCTGGATAAAAAGAAGATCATTTATACAGAAAGAACCATTCCGGAGATTTATGCGGCACTCAGAACCATCAATGGTGAAAACTATTATATTCTTACAAGCGCCTTTGATACCAACGGAAAATCAAAGCTCGGCTATCTTAAATATCTTTTGATTACTGCCTATGTAATGAGCACCATGCTTATTGGTTTTTTTAGTTATTATTTTGTGGAAAAGTTCCTTCGTCCTCTTGAAGATCTTAACAAAGAGATTTCTGAGGTTACAGCCCATAAACTGACCACGCAGATTCCGGTAGAACAATCTAATGACGAAGTGAGTGTTTTGGCAAAATCATTTAATACAATGATTGGAAGGCTGGATGATGTATTTCAGTCACAAAAGGATTTTACGGCAAGTGCTTCCCATGAGATCAGAACTCCTATTACAAGAATGGCTTTTCAGTTAGAGAATCTTATCAAGTTCGAGGAACATTCTCCGGAAACGCTGTCTTCTTTAAAACAGATACAGAGAGATGTATACCAGCTGTCTGATCTTACGAATTCACTTTTACTGCTGACGAAATTTGATAAAGAAAATATTCAGAGTATTTATGAAGAAGTAAGGATTGATGAAGTTATTTTTGAAGCCTTTGAAGCCGTAGAGAAAAGTTATCCACAACTTAAGCTGGATTTCATGATTAATGAAGACAGTTCTGAAAATGCCTTTTTGACCATAAAAGGAATTCAGTCGTTATTAGTGATTGTTTTTATTAATTTGTTTAAAAATGCGGCAGTATATTCAGACAATACAGAAGTGAACGTCCTGATTACCGAAACCAACGAAAATCTTTCCATAGAAGTAATTTCTCACGGCAATACTATTTCTGAAGAAGAGCAGACGAAACTGTTTGAAGCTTTTACAAGAGGAAACAATTCTCAGAATATATCAGGTTCAGGTCTTGGTCTTCGAATTGTTAAAAGAATCCTGGAATATCACGATGCTGATATCATATATTCATCACCGGGAGAATATATTAATAAGTTTACTTTATTTTTTAAAAAATAG
- a CDS encoding phage antirepressor: MEIKILEQKEILGKNITFYGTNDNPLFLAKDVAQWLGLTNVTDMISRVDQDEVTKLNLGSLQGWCNFLTENGLYEVLMQSRKPIAKTLKRGIKQVLKQIRLTGGYIPIQNNDSPEMIMAKGFQVAMQTIESVKMQNKQLQMQNEIQQQKIISDAPWVDLSKNCYNSTGSYTASILSARLGFKSAKALNAELKKLGVQYKIKGDDCWKLTAKYSGNGYTKTIPYPFFRSDGTSDTKNRMEWTEKGFVFLREFLSKKQIMP, from the coding sequence ATGGAAATCAAAATATTAGAACAAAAAGAAATTCTAGGTAAAAATATTACTTTTTATGGAACAAATGACAATCCTTTGTTCTTAGCTAAAGATGTCGCTCAATGGCTCGGATTAACAAACGTGACTGACATGATAAGCAGAGTTGACCAAGATGAGGTGACTAAGTTAAACTTAGGAAGTCTCCAAGGGTGGTGTAATTTTTTAACTGAAAATGGTCTTTATGAAGTTTTAATGCAATCACGAAAACCCATTGCAAAAACTTTAAAGAGAGGAATCAAACAGGTTTTAAAACAAATAAGGCTGACAGGAGGATATATTCCTATACAAAACAATGACTCTCCTGAAATGATAATGGCTAAAGGATTTCAAGTAGCCATGCAAACTATTGAAAGCGTAAAGATGCAGAATAAGCAACTACAAATGCAAAATGAGATCCAGCAGCAAAAGATCATAAGTGACGCTCCTTGGGTTGACTTATCAAAAAACTGTTATAACAGCACCGGATCCTACACAGCCTCTATCCTATCAGCAAGATTAGGATTTAAAAGCGCAAAAGCATTGAATGCAGAATTGAAAAAGTTAGGCGTACAATACAAAATAAAAGGTGATGATTGTTGGAAGCTTACTGCAAAATATTCTGGTAATGGATATACTAAAACAATACCATATCCATTTTTCAGATCTGACGGAACCTCTGACACCAAAAACAGAATGGAATGGACCGAGAAAGGATTTGTTTTCCTCAGGGAGTTTTTGAGTAAAAAACAGATCATGCCATAA
- a CDS encoding efflux RND transporter periplasmic adaptor subunit: MKTYIIPALMVLSLIACSKKEEEKNIHAKKGFELSNTMLNSISLAKVETKNIEDEYSFYGKISADKNSYIDVYPLVGGNVMSVNVELGDYVKKGQVLATIRSTELAEIQKDVSDAKTDLVVAKNNLRVAKELYEGKLNTERDVLEAKSQLQKAEDQLQRAAAVSTVYNVKTGNIYSVVAPISGYIVQKSINKDMQLRSDRSDNIFDVANTTNVWAIMNVNESDIDKISLGMKAQVSTLSYPDKVFDGKIDKIFKIIDPQTNAMQARVVLDNANGLLIPDSKATIKVSSLESNTMLTVPSKAVIFDDNKSFVVIFKSRTDVKIREIKVSKQVGDVTYIAEGLKEGEEVITNNQLLIYRSLNS; this comes from the coding sequence ATGAAAACATATATTATTCCCGCATTGATGGTTCTTTCATTAATAGCCTGTTCCAAAAAAGAGGAAGAGAAAAATATTCACGCCAAAAAAGGATTTGAGTTGAGCAATACGATGCTGAATTCTATTTCCCTGGCAAAAGTTGAAACAAAGAATATAGAAGATGAATACAGCTTTTACGGAAAGATCTCTGCAGACAAAAACAGTTATATAGATGTTTACCCGTTGGTAGGAGGAAACGTGATGAGTGTAAACGTAGAACTGGGTGACTATGTGAAAAAAGGGCAGGTGCTGGCAACCATAAGAAGTACCGAGCTTGCAGAAATTCAAAAGGATGTAAGCGATGCAAAAACAGATCTGGTAGTGGCAAAAAATAATCTTCGTGTTGCAAAAGAGCTCTACGAAGGAAAATTAAATACAGAAAGAGATGTTCTGGAAGCCAAAAGCCAGCTGCAAAAAGCCGAAGATCAGTTACAGAGAGCTGCGGCAGTAAGCACGGTCTACAATGTGAAAACCGGAAATATATACAGTGTTGTAGCACCTATCAGCGGTTATATTGTTCAGAAGAGTATCAATAAAGACATGCAGCTGAGAAGTGACAGAAGTGATAATATTTTTGACGTTGCCAATACCACCAATGTATGGGCTATCATGAACGTCAACGAATCTGATATCGATAAAATAAGCCTAGGAATGAAGGCCCAGGTATCCACACTTTCTTATCCGGATAAAGTTTTTGATGGGAAAATTGATAAAATATTCAAAATTATCGATCCGCAGACGAATGCCATGCAGGCAAGAGTTGTTTTGGATAATGCGAACGGATTGTTGATCCCGGACAGTAAAGCGACCATAAAAGTTTCCAGTCTGGAAAGCAATACAATGCTGACTGTTCCTTCCAAAGCTGTGATCTTTGATGATAATAAAAGCTTTGTGGTGATTTTTAAATCCAGAACAGATGTGAAAATCAGAGAAATCAAAGTATCTAAACAGGTAGGTGATGTTACCTATATTGCAGAAGGCCTGAAAGAAGGAGAAGAAGTGATTACCAATAACCAGCTGCTGATATACCGATCGCTGAACAGCTAG
- a CDS encoding TolC family protein, translated as MNRIAVLCLAVSSFMAAQQQMSLLECEEAFQKNNLQLLAEQYNINMADADILQAKIWELPQLSGQFNAYNPQDKKFFDVGHSKGAGITQLIYMGGKKKNEIAFAKSNKELAQLQFSQLLVDLRSQLRSAYFNLYYEKLKLENTNRQLGYMNDLLNAYRVQSAKGNVSLKDAVRLQSIVIQLNHDKLEINKNILDFEQSLKVLTGVSEEIEPTISESEAKEALAAQPFGDENELKSKALENNADYKYNLKLIDNSKLYAQWQKSLNVPDVTVGAAWDQAGGTFNNEANLTLGIPLPLWKANQGNVVKANYAIQQNQKNADFQKLTLETKVQSAYKTWKAQYDQLLDVKTTDLENMELVYNGMLTNFRKGNVNLIEFTDFMDSYRETALQIYDMKNEIMQSAEQLNQLVQTKIFY; from the coding sequence ATGAACAGAATTGCAGTGCTGTGCCTCGCCGTTTCCTCATTCATGGCGGCACAACAGCAGATGTCTCTTTTGGAATGTGAAGAAGCCTTTCAGAAGAACAACCTCCAGCTGCTCGCCGAACAATACAACATCAATATGGCTGATGCGGATATTCTACAGGCTAAAATCTGGGAATTACCCCAATTGAGCGGGCAATTCAATGCTTACAATCCTCAGGACAAAAAGTTTTTTGATGTAGGGCATTCTAAGGGAGCAGGCATTACCCAATTGATTTATATGGGAGGTAAAAAGAAAAACGAAATCGCTTTCGCCAAATCCAATAAAGAACTGGCCCAGCTTCAGTTTTCACAATTGCTGGTAGATTTAAGGTCTCAACTTCGTTCTGCCTATTTCAATCTTTATTACGAAAAGCTGAAACTGGAAAACACAAACAGGCAGCTAGGTTATATGAACGACCTTTTAAATGCCTATCGTGTACAGTCGGCCAAAGGAAACGTTTCTCTTAAAGATGCTGTCAGATTACAGAGTATTGTGATTCAGTTGAATCATGATAAGCTGGAAATCAATAAAAATATTCTGGATTTTGAACAAAGCTTAAAAGTTTTAACAGGAGTTTCGGAAGAGATAGAACCTACAATATCTGAATCGGAAGCTAAAGAAGCGTTGGCAGCACAACCTTTCGGAGATGAAAATGAACTGAAAAGCAAGGCGCTGGAAAACAATGCTGACTATAAATACAATTTGAAACTCATTGATAACAGTAAGCTGTATGCGCAATGGCAAAAATCATTGAATGTACCGGATGTTACTGTGGGAGCTGCATGGGATCAGGCAGGAGGAACTTTTAATAATGAAGCAAACCTGACCTTAGGAATTCCTTTGCCTTTATGGAAAGCCAATCAGGGGAATGTGGTAAAAGCAAATTATGCCATTCAGCAAAACCAGAAAAATGCAGACTTTCAGAAACTGACCCTGGAAACAAAAGTTCAATCTGCTTACAAAACCTGGAAAGCACAGTATGATCAGCTTTTGGATGTAAAAACTACAGATCTTGAGAATATGGAGCTTGTTTATAACGGAATGCTGACCAATTTCAGAAAAGGAAATGTCAATCTGATTGAATTCACAGACTTCATGGACAGCTATCGGGAAACAGCCCTTCAAATCTACGACATGAAAAATGAAATCATGCAGTCGGCAGAACAGCTTAATCAACTAGTACAAACGAAAATCTTCTATTAA
- a CDS encoding efflux RND transporter permease subunit: MNKFIKNIIAFSLKNKAFTFIWVAILAISGFISFKNMPIEAFPDVTNTQIVIITQWNGRSAEEVERFVTTPIELAMSPVQKKTSVRSTTMFGLSIVKILFDDGVDDTFARNQVNNQLRTVSLPDEVDPEVQPPYGPTGEIFRYTLESKTKDSRTLLTLQNWVIDRALRGVPGVADINVFGGQDKVFELSIDPRALDKYNLTPLQVYDAVTKSNLNVGGDVIEKNGQAYVVRGIGLVKSVADIGNITIQNDSGNPVLVKNVAEVHESSMPRVGQAALNHHDDTVEGIVVMRKGENPREVLIGVKAKIKELNEKVLPKDVKMVTFYDRDNLMDFTTHTVMHNLIEGIVLVTVIVLIFMADWRTTLIVSIIIPLSLLFAFLCLKLAGMSANLLSLGAVDFGIIIDGAVVMVEGLFVMLDHKAKRYGMEKFNKLAKGGWIKQTGTGLGKAIFFSKLIIITSLIPIFSFQKVEGKMFSPLAFTLGFALMGALIFTLTLVPVLSHILLNKNVREKNNPFVNFWDRIVLKGFNLTFKHKKTSMIVAISFLAVTLFSGKFLGTEFLPQLNEGSLWITAEMPMSSSLKESLKTADLLKKDIMSFSEVTDVLAQTGRSNDGTDPNGFGFVQFAVNLKPREEWKRKITYDELINEIDKKLRSYQGITFNYSQPISDNVAEAVAGFKAENGIKIYGDNLETLDKLAHEVLLKIKDVEGVKDPGIIKNIGQPEVSVVLDRDKMAAYGVMPADAQAVLEMAFGGKTASEMFDGERKFPIRLRYSQEYRTNENDIAALMVPTQDGAKIPLKEISTIFKDNGAAFIYRDNIKRYIGVKFSIRDRDLGSTIADAQKKVETIELPDGYSVGWTGQFENQQRASHRLTQVVPVSILMIFFLLFILFGNMKDSLLVLANVPFALIGGIIALHVTGINFGISAGVGMIALLGICIQNGVILITEFHQNVKDGMDIDTAILNGVKSRTRPVIMTALMASIGLMPAALSTGIGSESQKPLAIVIIGGLITATVLTLLIFPIIFWIFNRTKKLNQI; encoded by the coding sequence ATGAATAAATTCATCAAAAATATAATCGCTTTTTCATTAAAAAATAAAGCATTTACCTTTATCTGGGTAGCGATTTTAGCCATCTCCGGTTTTATAAGTTTCAAAAATATGCCTATTGAAGCTTTCCCGGATGTAACCAATACCCAGATTGTAATCATCACCCAATGGAATGGACGCAGTGCGGAAGAAGTAGAACGTTTTGTAACTACCCCCATAGAATTGGCGATGAGCCCGGTTCAGAAGAAAACAAGTGTGAGAAGTACCACTATGTTTGGACTTTCTATTGTTAAAATTCTGTTTGACGATGGGGTGGACGATACTTTTGCCAGAAATCAGGTCAATAACCAGTTAAGAACCGTTAGCCTTCCTGATGAGGTAGATCCTGAAGTCCAGCCCCCTTACGGGCCAACCGGAGAGATTTTCAGATACACGCTGGAAAGTAAAACAAAAGACTCCCGAACATTGCTCACCCTTCAGAATTGGGTGATAGACCGAGCTCTAAGAGGCGTTCCCGGTGTAGCAGATATCAATGTTTTCGGAGGACAGGATAAAGTTTTTGAATTAAGTATTGATCCGAGAGCATTGGATAAATACAATCTGACCCCGCTTCAGGTGTATGATGCTGTCACTAAGAGCAACCTGAATGTAGGAGGAGATGTGATTGAAAAAAATGGTCAGGCCTATGTGGTAAGGGGTATTGGTCTTGTAAAATCAGTGGCGGATATTGGGAATATTACCATTCAGAATGACAGCGGAAACCCTGTTTTGGTAAAAAATGTAGCAGAAGTTCATGAAAGCTCAATGCCTAGAGTAGGGCAGGCTGCACTGAATCATCATGATGATACCGTAGAAGGAATTGTTGTGATGAGAAAAGGAGAGAATCCAAGAGAAGTTTTAATAGGAGTAAAGGCTAAAATTAAAGAACTTAACGAAAAAGTGCTTCCAAAAGATGTCAAAATGGTTACTTTCTACGACCGTGATAATCTGATGGACTTCACTACTCATACCGTAATGCATAACCTTATTGAAGGAATTGTACTGGTAACGGTAATTGTTTTAATTTTTATGGCAGATTGGAGAACAACGCTGATTGTTTCCATCATCATTCCTCTGTCCTTATTATTTGCATTTTTATGTTTAAAACTGGCTGGGATGAGTGCCAACCTGCTTTCGTTAGGAGCAGTAGACTTTGGAATTATCATTGACGGAGCCGTCGTCATGGTGGAAGGTCTCTTCGTAATGCTCGATCATAAAGCGAAGCGGTACGGAATGGAGAAATTTAATAAACTGGCAAAAGGAGGCTGGATCAAGCAGACAGGAACCGGATTAGGAAAAGCCATCTTCTTTTCAAAATTAATCATTATCACCTCTCTGATTCCTATCTTCTCTTTCCAGAAAGTGGAAGGGAAAATGTTCTCACCTTTGGCTTTTACCCTGGGATTTGCCTTAATGGGAGCTTTGATATTCACCTTAACATTGGTTCCAGTTCTTTCGCATATTCTTTTAAATAAAAACGTAAGAGAAAAAAATAATCCGTTTGTTAATTTCTGGGATAGAATTGTTCTGAAAGGCTTTAATTTAACATTCAAGCATAAAAAAACGAGTATGATTGTAGCGATCTCTTTCCTTGCAGTCACTTTATTTTCCGGTAAATTTCTTGGAACGGAATTCCTGCCTCAGCTGAATGAAGGTTCGTTGTGGATCACTGCAGAAATGCCAATGAGTTCTTCATTGAAAGAATCTCTGAAAACAGCAGACCTTTTAAAGAAAGACATTATGAGCTTCTCCGAAGTAACAGATGTTCTCGCGCAGACGGGAAGAAGTAATGACGGAACCGACCCCAATGGATTTGGATTCGTACAGTTTGCCGTGAATCTTAAGCCGAGAGAAGAATGGAAACGTAAAATTACTTATGATGAGCTGATCAACGAAATTGACAAAAAGCTCAGAAGTTATCAGGGAATTACCTTCAATTATTCCCAGCCAATTTCAGATAACGTAGCAGAAGCGGTGGCAGGATTCAAAGCAGAAAATGGAATCAAGATCTATGGTGACAATCTGGAAACGCTGGATAAATTAGCCCATGAAGTTTTACTGAAAATTAAAGATGTAGAAGGTGTAAAAGACCCGGGAATTATTAAAAATATTGGCCAGCCTGAGGTAAGCGTTGTTTTGGACAGGGATAAAATGGCCGCTTACGGAGTAATGCCCGCTGATGCACAAGCCGTGCTGGAAATGGCTTTTGGTGGAAAAACCGCTTCAGAAATGTTTGACGGTGAAAGAAAATTCCCAATCCGCCTGCGTTATTCTCAGGAATACAGAACCAATGAAAATGATATTGCAGCCTTAATGGTGCCTACACAGGATGGAGCAAAAATTCCTTTGAAAGAAATAAGCACCATCTTTAAAGACAACGGAGCAGCATTTATTTACAGAGACAATATCAAACGATATATCGGCGTTAAATTTTCCATTCGTGACCGGGATTTGGGAAGCACAATTGCGGACGCCCAGAAAAAAGTAGAAACGATTGAACTTCCGGACGGATATTCTGTAGGATGGACAGGTCAGTTTGAAAATCAGCAGCGCGCCTCGCACAGGCTGACACAAGTAGTTCCTGTGAGTATCCTGATGATTTTCTTCCTGTTGTTTATTCTGTTTGGAAATATGAAAGATTCCCTTCTTGTATTAGCGAATGTACCATTTGCTTTGATAGGTGGAATTATTGCTTTACATGTTACCGGAATCAATTTTGGAATTTCAGCTGGAGTAGGGATGATTGCCCTTTTAGGAATTTGTATCCAGAACGGGGTAATTCTTATCACAGAGTTCCATCAGAATGTTAAAGACGGAATGGATATAGATACCGCTATCCTGAATGGCGTAAAATCCAGAACCAGACCTGTAATTATGACTGCTTTAATGGCTTCTATCGGGCTTATGCCGGCTGCGTTGTCTACAGGAATCGGGTCAGAATCTCAGAAACCTCTGGCGATCGTAATTATCGGAGGTTTAATTACTGCCACTGTTCTTACCCTGCTTATTTTCCCGATCATCTTCTGGATTTTCAACAGAACGAAAAAGCTCAATCAAATTTAA
- a CDS encoding DUF4394 domain-containing protein yields MRKLLHMCLALFAFTALFSCDNSDENMMPENTPPQGPDLMVYGITAMNELVYFNSNTPKTFTSKTAVTGVTSGEKLLSIDFRPATGELYALSNASKLYIINTSNASARAVSSTAFTPMISGTIASIDFNPTVDRIRLVSNTGQNLRLHPETGAVAATDLNINGTGTPSVTGLAYTNSKAGASNTVLYDIDPMLGKLYKQDPPNNGTLVEVGSLGTTFTGQAAFDIRYDNSTALLALNDKLHVLDLNNGKAASIGTLQQAVIDIAIPTEPVAYAIDNSNNLQIFNPNNPMPVSKTIAGLQSGESILGIDFRPANGQLYALGSSSRIYTINLGTGAATAVGTTPFSTLLSGTDFGFDFNPNVDRIRVVSNTGQNLRLNPNDGTIAAVDLTLNPGSPMISAAAYTNNFAGATSTTLFVIDHNTDKLYQQNPPNNGTLVETGSLGINITNTNGFDIGSMSQKAYLMASVGSSTKIYTINTTSGAATSVSDYPNPAKAFTLGLGF; encoded by the coding sequence ATGAGAAAACTATTACACATGTGTTTAGCCCTGTTTGCTTTTACAGCATTATTTTCATGCGATAACTCGGACGAAAACATGATGCCTGAAAATACACCCCCTCAGGGCCCGGATCTTATGGTATATGGAATAACAGCAATGAACGAACTTGTTTATTTTAATTCCAATACCCCCAAAACTTTCACCTCAAAAACAGCTGTAACAGGTGTTACCTCAGGAGAAAAACTGCTAAGTATAGATTTCAGACCTGCTACAGGAGAATTGTACGCTCTATCAAATGCCAGCAAATTATATATAATCAATACCTCGAACGCTTCAGCAAGAGCGGTAAGTTCAACGGCATTCACCCCCATGATCTCAGGAACAATAGCGTCTATTGATTTCAATCCTACCGTTGACAGGATTCGCCTGGTGAGTAATACCGGACAAAATCTACGTCTGCATCCTGAAACCGGAGCTGTTGCAGCCACAGATTTAAATATCAACGGAACCGGAACTCCTTCAGTAACAGGATTAGCATACACCAACAGTAAAGCAGGTGCTTCCAATACAGTTTTATATGATATTGATCCGATGTTGGGAAAATTGTATAAACAGGATCCTCCCAATAATGGAACTTTGGTAGAGGTTGGAAGCCTGGGCACTACTTTTACAGGACAGGCTGCTTTTGACATTAGATATGATAATAGTACAGCTTTATTGGCTTTGAATGATAAATTACATGTTCTGGATCTGAATAATGGAAAAGCGGCTTCCATAGGAACTCTTCAACAGGCAGTCATTGATATTGCCATCCCTACGGAACCGGTGGCTTATGCTATTGACAATTCGAATAACCTTCAAATTTTTAATCCCAACAACCCGATGCCTGTTTCAAAAACCATTGCAGGACTGCAAAGTGGTGAAAGTATTTTAGGGATAGATTTCCGCCCTGCAAACGGGCAATTGTATGCTCTGGGAAGCTCAAGCAGAATTTACACCATCAATTTGGGAACCGGAGCAGCTACAGCAGTTGGTACTACTCCTTTTTCAACTTTACTTTCCGGAACAGATTTCGGCTTCGACTTTAATCCAAACGTAGACAGAATAAGAGTAGTGAGTAATACCGGCCAAAATCTCAGACTTAATCCCAATGACGGAACAATTGCTGCAGTAGACCTTACATTAAATCCCGGAAGCCCTATGATAAGTGCCGCAGCCTATACCAACAATTTTGCTGGTGCTACCTCTACTACCTTGTTTGTCATTGATCATAATACCGATAAATTATATCAGCAAAACCCACCGAACAACGGGACTTTAGTAGAAACAGGTTCTTTAGGAATTAACATTACAAATACGAATGGTTTTGATATTGGAAGCATGAGCCAAAAAGCCTATTTAATGGCATCGGTAGGTTCATCTACAAAAATTTACACTATTAATACCACATCGGGAGCTGCAACTTCTGTTTCTGATTACCCAAATCCTGCAAAAGCTTTTACCCTTGGATTGGGTTTTTAA